In Cololabis saira isolate AMF1-May2022 chromosome 4, fColSai1.1, whole genome shotgun sequence, one DNA window encodes the following:
- the si:dkey-202l22.3 gene encoding 7 transmembrane receptor domain-containing protein, whose translation MDVFMDGVTGNTSHETVGLEGNKGHGLNHSNPLDMFIGTELLLRFKPLFLPLYCLIVVVAGVGNSFLLACILIDKKLHNATNFFIGNLAAGDLLMCLTCVPLTVSYAFDSRGWAFGRSLCHLVPLLQCATVFASVFSLTAIAVDRYIVVAHPVRRRISVWSCAALTLGVWFLSLTLGAPPSFYTRYLDLRATGIDLVVCEEFWPNSGDLRLIYSCFILITIYVIPLLSVSMSYCAITVSLKRYSVPGEPSSSQQRWSRRRKKTFSLLVASVLAFALCWLPLQVLNLILDLDPDFLFIGKRYINVLQVSCHLVAMSSSCYNPFIYASLHSKMRMHLRGYLCPCRNRKRGAVERVASRC comes from the exons ATGGATGTCTTCATGGATGGAGTGACTGGCAACACCAGCCACGAAACAGTAGGACTAGAAGGCAACAAAGGCCACGGACTCAACCACAGTAACCCCTTGGACATGTTTATCGGCACGGAGCTTCTTCTGCGATTCAAACCTCTCTTCCTGCCTCTCTACTGCCTCATAGTGGTCGTGGCAGGAGTGGGAAACTCCTTCCTCTTGGCGTGCATCCTGATTGACAAGAAACTCCACAATGCCACCAACTTTTTTATTGGTAATTTAGCAGCTGGTGACCTGCTGATGTGTTTGACTTGTGTTCCACTGACAGTGTCCTATGCTTTTGACAGTCGTGGTTGGGCTTTTGGGAGATCTCTTTGCCACTTGGTCCCATTGCTGCAATGTGCCACAGTTTTTGCCTCAGTGTTTTCCCTCACTGCCATTGCAGTGGACCGTTACATCGTTGTAG CTCACCCAGTCCGGAGGAGGATCTCTGTGTGGAGTTGTGCTGCATTGACTCTGGGTGTCTGGTTTTTATCTTTGACCCTGGGTGCACCTCCATCTTTCTACACGCGCTACTTGGACCTGCGGGCCACTGGCATTGACCTGGTGGTGTGTGAAGAATTCTGGCCCAACAGTGGCGATTTACGGTTGATATACTCCTGCTTCATTCTAATAACGATCTATGTGATCCCACTGCTGTCAGTCAGCATGTCCTACTGTGCCATCACCGTTAGCCTGAAACGCTATTCGGTTCCTGGGGAGCCATCCAGCAGTCAGCAACGCTGGAgccggaggaggaagaagacttTCTCTCTGCTGGTGGCCTCGGTGCTGGCTTTTGCCCTTTGCTGGCTGCCTCTCCAG GTGCTGAATCTGAtactggacctggacccagacTTCCTGTTCATAGGGAAGCGCTACATAAATGTCTTACAAGTTAGCTGTCATTTGGTGGCAATGAGCTCTTCATGTTACAACCCCTTTATCTATGCCTCACTGCACAGCAAGATGCGCATGCACCTGAGAGGCTACCTCTGTCCCTGCCGCAACCGTAAGAGGGGCGCTGTGGAGAGAGTGGCCTCCAGGTGTTGA